A stretch of DNA from bacterium:
GGAACTACTCTGTACCGGATGTTTGGTCGATCGAACCCGGCGACGCGACATGTCGCGTCGTGGATCCCCAGTCGCTCGACGATGTCGGCACGAGTCTGCGGGTCGGCTGTCGCAGTGAGTGCAATCATTGGTACGTCGGGGAAGAGCGAGCGAAGTTTTCCAAGCCTGACGTATTCCGGACGGAAATCATGCCCCCACTGCGAGACGCAATGCGCCTCGTCGATGGCGAACAGGCCGATCCGGATTCCCGCAAGACGGCCGAGGAACGCATCGGACATGAGCCGTTCGGGGGCCACATAGAGAAGGTCGAGTGTCCCCGCATGCAGCTGAGCCAGCACCCTGCGGGACTCGGTCTCGTCCATAGCGGAATTATAAGAGGCGGCGCTTACCCCGTTGGCAACGAGGGCGTCCACCTGATCCTTCATCAGGGAGATCAATGGAGACACAACGATGGCGACACCGGCCCGGTGGAGCGCCGGGATCTGGTAGCAGACCGACTTCCCCCCACCGGTCGGCATGAGGACAAAATAGTCTCCGCCCCGGATCAATCCTTCGATGATCTCTTCCTGGAGCGGGCGGAAGGCATCGAAGCCGAACACGACCTTGAGGGTATCGCGGGGCGTCCTTCCCTGTGTTGACATCGCAGTTATTCGCGAATTTCCTATTTGAAGAAACGGACCACGGAGAAACCCATTTCCTGCGCGCCGGCAGCCATGATCCGGTCGGCGGTCGCGAGGATCGAAGCATCGATCTCCCGCGCGATGACCAGATGCATCGCATCCAGCGTCCGCAACGGAACGTCGGGAAGAGTCGAAATGAGGTTTACGGCGCCAGCGGCGGTAGTCGCCGGCATGGGGTGACGGGTCAGGAAACCGCGGCGGATATCGTCTTCGAAGGTGGAGAAGACCCGATTCTCCAACTTTGGATCGACATGGTTCTCCCTCCTGCGGCGGGCAAGGAGACTGCGCATCTCGACCACCGTCAGGTCGCTGATCGCGACCGGACCGTGCTCCATAAGGTACCGCTCGACATCCGCGGAAAAGGATTCGTTCAGGTACCACTTGGCCAGGGCGCTGGTGTCGAAGTATACGACTTCCCTACCGGGCATCCCGGTCCTCCCGGACAAGACGTTCGCTCCCCTGCTTCATCCGGGGCATGCTCTCACGCAACGACTTGCGGGAGGGCATTTCCCTCTTGGGACCGACCGGCGTGACGTGGGCAACCGGCTTGCCTCGTCGCGTGATGGTCAATTCCCCTTCGGCTTCCAGCAACCGGTCCAGGTGCGATAGCGACTGCCGCGCTTCCCGTATGGTCAGTTTCTTCATTTCCCCCCTCCTGTTTCGTTTCGCCAAGGATGCTTTGTTCCATTGTGCTACATCAGGTGTATTATGTAGCACATCCATGGAGGGACGTCAACCGGACGAGGTACACTACCAATCAAAACTCGGGGGGAGTCTCGAGCAACCGCTCGCTCCGCCACACGCGTATGACCCTGACTCGGCCCGGATCGACACGGTAGACCACTCGAAACGGCGACACGATGACTTCCCGCAGGAACTCGACGCCAAACTCGGGGACAACGCGCCCCGCCAGAGGGAAACGCCCCGGTTTCCCGATGTTCCTGAAGATCTCTTGAAGGAACCGTTCCGCCGCCTCAGGAGCGGAAAGTTCGCGGTAATGACGCCGGATCTCTTCCAGATCGGCGACGGCGGAGCCGGAGAATGAAATGACCACCGGCCCGGCGGTGCGCTTCAAGACAGTCCCAGTCGCTTCCGTACATCGGCCAGTGACCATTCCCGGCCGGCCTCAAGGTCCATCATCCCTTGTACAACAGCCTTCATGAATGCCTGCTGTTCCTGCCGGACCTCGAAGTCGGCGAGAGACTGAACGACCGCGACCCCACGCCCACGGGAGGTCAGCAGGAGAGGGCGATGCTTCTCCGATACCCGCCGGACCACCTTCCCGGGGTTGATCTTGAGATCGCTGATCGGAACCACGTCCTCGGAGAACTTTACACCCATGGCACCCTCCACAGCACCTGTTAACAGGTGCTTCCAAGAGCACATCTTATCACGCCACCCAGTATATAAGTTAGCTTGAGAAAACGGACAAGTGGGTTGACCTAAACCCCGATTCTTGGACATTCCTAAAGTTATAATTCTCGGCCTCCAGAGATCACCAGGCGGCAACGGCTCGACGGCCATAAGCAATAGCGCA
This window harbors:
- a CDS encoding type II toxin-antitoxin system VapC family toxin produces the protein MPGREVVYFDTSALAKWYLNESFSADVERYLMEHGPVAISDLTVVEMRSLLARRRRENHVDPKLENRVFSTFEDDIRRGFLTRHPMPATTAAGAVNLISTLPDVPLRTLDAMHLVIAREIDASILATADRIMAAGAQEMGFSVVRFFK
- a CDS encoding type II toxin-antitoxin system Phd/YefM family antitoxin, whose protein sequence is MGVKFSEDVVPISDLKINPGKVVRRVSEKHRPLLLTSRGRGVAVVQSLADFEVRQEQQAFMKAVVQGMMDLEAGREWSLADVRKRLGLS
- a CDS encoding type II toxin-antitoxin system RelE/ParE family toxin, translating into MVTGRCTEATGTVLKRTAGPVVISFSGSAVADLEEIRRHYRELSAPEAAERFLQEIFRNIGKPGRFPLAGRVVPEFGVEFLREVIVSPFRVVYRVDPGRVRVIRVWRSERLLETPPEF
- a CDS encoding type II toxin-antitoxin system prevent-host-death family antitoxin encodes the protein MKKLTIREARQSLSHLDRLLEAEGELTITRRGKPVAHVTPVGPKREMPSRKSLRESMPRMKQGSERLVREDRDAR